In Triticum urartu cultivar G1812 chromosome 6, Tu2.1, whole genome shotgun sequence, the following proteins share a genomic window:
- the LOC125515431 gene encoding disease resistance protein PIK6-NP-like: protein MEVVSVSQAVLGPLLGKLGGLLEGECARLKGVRREIRSLKAELTGMHGAVRKYTMLQDPDVQVKDWISLVRELTYDIEDVIDKFIHQLGNDGQHQGGFKEFFRKTARRLKTLGSRHGIANQIDDLKIRLKEVKELKSSYKLDDIPFEHLVVDPRLSALFVDEAHLVGIDGPRDDLASWMLKDENSFTKHRKVLSIVGFGGFGKTTLAREVYRKIQGHFDCQAFVSVSQKPNVKKIMMDLISQLPCKEDFVKGIDIWDETICIAKLKELLKDKRYLIVIDDIWSILAWDAIKYAFPENDFCSRIIATTRNVDVARSCCQGGNGRMYEMEALSDLHSKRLFFKRIFGSEDRCPDMLKQISNKILKKCGGLPLAIISISSLLANRPVVKDEWERVGRSIGSALDKNGSLEGMNSILSLSYNDLPPNLKTCLLYLCIYPEDYVIERDILVRRWIAEGFISEECGQSKQEVAENHFYELINKSMVQPVEVGYDGKARACKVHDIMLEFLISKSVENNFISLVGHSQPNLAKCDDLIRRLSVQNIDLELASILANEELSHVRSLTVMASTCIKHLPGLVRFEVLRVLEFQDCQNLHEYDMNGIDKLFQLKYLSFRGTDMVKLPSGVVRLYGLETLDLRNTHIEELPTGIIQLVKLQHLLIVRYSPAGSPYGKTKIPDGIGNMKNLQAISGFNIIMSSLGAVEELRNLTGLKELHIQLDGRGSQEYKRHEEMFLSSLCKLGTCKLQSLWIYSPDSTPLRFLDSLSPLPYNLQMFRMTTDYYLPKMPKWIVPALTSLAYLDLNLIEVTQEDLRILGEMPALLCLKLSFKTIQKERLTVQGVAFPCLKEFYLIRAYGCASAVYLTFEEGALPMLEKLELPFFVSVAEANGFYLGLGHLPCLRDAEVTLCNDVDISSKSSSAAYAAIRNEASSHPNHPRLSIRDRMAGIIYNLDEEENYTDDEES from the exons ATGGAGGTGGTGAGTGTTTCGCAGGCCGTGTTAGGTCCCCTGCTGGGGAAACTCGGCGGTTTGCTTGAAGGCGAGTGTGCCCGCCTCAAAGGCGTCCGCCGTGAGATCCGGTCACTCAAAGCTGAGCTGACTGGCATGCATGGCGCCGTCCGCAAGTACACGATGCTGCAAGATCCCGATGTCCAGGTGAAGGATTGGATATCACTCGTGAGGGAGCTGACCTATGACATCGAGGATGTCATTGACAAGTTCATCCACCAGCTCGGTAATGATGGCCAGCACCAGGGTGGCTTCAAGGAGTTCTTCCGCAAGACTGCTCGCCGGCTCAAGACGTTAGGCTCTCGTCATGGAATTGCCAACCAGATCGACGATCTGAAAATTCGTCTCAAGGAGGTAAAAGAGTTGAAGAGTAGTTACAAGCTAGATGATATTCCCTTTGAACATTTAGTTGTGGATCCCCGCTTGTCTGCTCTTTTTGTTGATGAAGCACACCTCGTGGGCATTGATGGTCCAAGAGATGATCTTGCTAGTTGGATGCTGAAAGATGAAAATAGCTTCACAAAGCATCGCAAGGTTTTGTCCATTGTTGGCTTTGGTGGTTTCGGAAAAACGACACTGGCAAGGGAGGTCTACCGCAAGATCCAAGGGCATTTTGATTGTCAAGCTTTTGTCTCTGTCTCACAAAAGCCTAATGTAAAGAAAATTATGATGGATTTGATCTCCCAATTGCCTTGCAAGGAAGATTTTGTGAAAGGAATCGACATCTGGGATGAAACGATATGTATTGCGAAACTAAAAGAGCTCCTAAAAGATAAGAG GTATCTTATCGTTATTGATGATATATGGTCCATATTAGCATGGGATGCTATTAAGTATGCTTTCCCAGAGAATGATTTTTGTAGCAGAATTATTGCTACTACACGCAATGTTGATGTAGCAAGATCATGCTGTCAAGGTGGTAATGGTCGCATGTATGAAATGGAAGCCCTGAGTGATCTCCACTCCAAAAGATTGTTTTTCAAAAGAATATTTGGTTCCGAGGACCGTTGCCCTGATATGCTAAAACAAATTTCAAATAAAATACTGAAGAAATGTGGAGGCCTCCCATTGGCAATTATTAGCATATCAAGTTTATTGGCAAACAGACCCGTGGTCAAAGATGAGTGGGAGAGAGTTGGAAGGTCCATTGGTTCTGCATTGGACAAAAACGGAAGCTTAGAAGGAATGAATAGTATACTATCCCTTAGCTACAATGACCTTCCACCTAATCTGAAGACCTGCTTGTTATATCTATGTATATATCCTGAGGATTATGTGATTGAAAGAGATATTTTAGTGAGGCGATGGATAGCAGAAGGCTTTATCTCTGAAGAGTGTGGACAAAGCAAACAAGAGGTTGCCGAGAACCATTTCTATGAGCTAATAAACAAAAGTATGGTCCAACCGGTGGAAGTTGGCTATGATGGAAAGGCTCGTGCTTGTAAAGTCCATGATATAATGCTTGAGTTCCTTATTTCAAAATCTGTTGAAAATAATTTCATCTCTTTGGTAGGCCACAGTCAACCTAATTTGGCAAAGTGTGATGATCTTATTCGACGACTATCAGTCCAGAATATTGACCTAGAGCTTGCATCTATATTGGCAAATGAAGAACTAAGCCATGTACGATCTCTAACAGTGATGGCTTCAACTTGCATCAAACACTTGCCTGGGCTTGTTCGTTTTGAAGTTTTGCGTGTCCTGGAATTTCAAGATTGTCAGAATCTGCATGAGTATGATATGAATGGCATAGATAAACTATTCCAGCTGAAGTACCTGAGCTTTAGGGGCACCGACATGGTGAAGCTACCATCAGGAGTTGTGAGGCTTTATGGTCTAGAGACGCTAGATCTTAGAAATACACATATAGAAGAATTGCCCACTGGGATTATTCAGCTTGTTAAGTTGCAACATCTACTCATTGTAAGATATTCCCCGGCCGGCAGTCCTTACGGTAAAACAAAGATACCAGATGGGATTGGAAATATGAAGAATTTACAGGCGATCTCGGGCTTTAATATTATCATGAGTTCATTAGGTGCAGTCGAGGAACTAAGGAATCTGACTGGTTTGAAAGAACTCCATATACAGTTGGACGGTCGAGGATCTCAGGAATACAAGAGGCATGAAGAGATGTTTCTCTCCTCACTATGCAAGCTCGGCACCTGCAAACTTCAGTCTTTATGGATATACTCTCCTGATTCAACACCCCTCCGGTTCTTAGATTCATTGTCCCCTCTGCCATATAACCTCCAAATGTTTCGGATGACCACTGACTACTATTTACCAAAGATGCCAAAGTGGATTGTACCAGCACTCACCAGTCTTGCATACCTGGACCTTAATTTGATTGAAGTAACACAGGAGGATCTGCGGATACTCGGAGAGATGCCTGCCTTGCTTTGTCTGAAGTTATCATTCAAAACTATCCAAAAAGAAAGGCTTACAGTACAAGGCGTTGCATTCCCATGTTTGAAGGAATTCTACCTTATTCGTGCTTACGGTTGTGCAAGTGCAGTTTACTTGACGTTTGAAGAAGGGGCACTGCCAATGCTGGAGAAGTTGGAACTGCCGTTTTTTGTTTCAGTGGCAGAAGCCAATGGGTTCTACTTGGGTCTTGGCCACCTCCCATGTCTGAGAGATGCTGAAGTTACCCTTTGCAATGATGTCGACATATCTTCCAAAAGCAGCTCAGCTGCATATGCCGCTATAAGGAACGAGGCAAGTAGCCATCCCAATCATCCCAGGTTATCTATCAGGGACCGAATGGCTGGTATAATTTATAACTTGGACGAGGAGGAGAACTACACTGACGACGAAGAGAGCTAG
- the LOC125515432 gene encoding disease resistance protein Pik-2-like — translation MAVVSSSLGVLGPLLGKLTGLLADECARLKGVRREIRSLRSELTCMHGAVQKYTTLQDPDVQVKAWISLLRELAYDIEDVIDKFIHQLGNEGHQHQGGFKEFFRKTARRLKTLGSRRGIANQINDLKIRLEQVKELKSSYKLDDIPCVHSVVDPRLSALFVEETHLVGIDGPRDDLVKWMLEDESRSTKDRKVLSIVGFGGLGKTTLAKEVYRKIQGEFHCHAFVSVSQKPNVKKIMKDLIPRVPCKEDFKEGIETWDEAECIAKLKELLQDKRYLIVIDDIWSTSAWDAIKYAFPENEFSSRIIATTRVVDVARSCSHGGNGRMYEMEALNDLHSKRLFFKRIFGSECCCPDMLKQVSNKILKKCGGLPLAIISIASLLANRPLVKDEWERVRRSIGSALDKNRSLDGMNNILSLSYNDLSPNLKTCLLYLCIYPEDYVIERDILVRRWIAEGFISEERGQSKQEVAENHFYELINKSMVQPVEVGYDGKARACQVHDMMLELIISKSVEDNFISLAGHGQTDLAKHDGLIRRLSVQHIDQELASILANEDLSHVRSLTVIASSCIKQLPRLVRFEALRVLEFQDCKNLHEYDMNGLDKLFQLKYLSFRGTDLSKLPSGILRLYGLETLDLRDTHIEELPIGIVQLVKLQHLLTARYFDGKTKIPDGIGNMRNLQAISGFNIIMSSLGAVEELRNLTGLKELHIQLDGRGSQEYKRHEEMFLSSLCKLGTCKLQSLWIYSPDSTPLRFLDSLSPLPYNLQMFRMTTDYYLPKMPKWIVPALTSLAYLDLNLIEVTQEDLRILGEMPALLCLKLSFKTIQKERLTVQGVAFPCLKEFYLSRWGGAIYLTFEEGALPKVEKLEVPLFVPVAEAYGFYLGLGHLPCLRDAQVTLRNGDDTFYKSNSAAAAAIRKEANSHPNHPRLSIRGEMEESSTAHEKPCVIS, via the exons CCGATGAGTGTGCCCGCCTGAAAGGCGTCCGTCGCGAGATCCGCTCGCTCAGATCCGAGCTGACCTGCATGCATGGCGCGGTCCAGAAGTACACGACGCTGCAAGATCCCGATGTCCAGGTGAAGGCATGGATATCGTTGCTGAGGGAGCTGGCCTATGACATTGAGGATGTCATTGACAAGTTCATCCACCAGCTCGGTAATGAGGGCCACCAGCACCAGGGTGGCTTCAAGGAGTTCTTTCGCAAAACTGCTCGCCGGCTCAAGACTCTGGGCTCTCGCCGTGGAATCGCCAACCAAATCAATGATCTGAAGATTCGTCTCGAGCAGGTAAAAGAGTTGAAAAGTAGTTACAAGCTGGATGATATTCCCTGTGTACATTCAGTTGTGGATCCCCGCTTGTCTGCTCTTTTTGTTGAGGAAACACACCTCGTGGGCATTGATGGTCCAAGAGATGATCTTGTCAAGTGGATGCTGGAGGATGAAAGTAGGTCGACGAAGGATCGCAAGGTGTTGTCCATTGTTGGCTTTGGTGGGTTGGGAAAAACAACACTGGCCAAGGAGGTCTACCGCAAGATCCAGGGGGAGTTTCATTGTCATGCTTTTGTCTCGGTCTCGCAAAAGCCCAATGTAAAGAAAATTATGAAGGATTTGATCCCTCGGGTGCCTTGCAAGGAAGATTTTAAGGAAGGTATCGAAACTTGGGATGAAGCGGAATGTATTGCGAAGCTAAAAGAACTCTTACAGGATAAGAG GTATCTCATTGTTATTGATGACATATGGTCCACATCAGCATGGGACGCTATTAAGTATGCTTTCCCGGAGAATGAATTTTCTAGCAGGATTATAGCTACCACACGAGTTGTTGATGTAGCAAGATCATGTTCTCATGGTGGTAATGGCCGCATGTATGAAATGGAAGCCCTAAATGATCTCCACTCCAAACGATTGTTCTTCAAAAGAATATTTGGTTCTGAGTGCTGCTGCCCTGATATGCTAAAACAAGTTTCAAATAAAATACTGAAGAAATGTGGAGGCCTCCCATTGGCAATTATCAGTATAGCAAGTTTATTGGCAAACAGACCGCTGGTCAAAGATGAGTGGGAGAGGGTCAGAAGGTCTATTGGTTCTGCATTGGACAAAAACCGAAGCTTAGATGGAATGAATAACATATTATCCCTTAGTTACAATGATCTTTCACCCAATCTCAAGACCTGCTTGTTATATTTATGTATATATCCTGAGGATTATGTGATTGAAAGAGATATTTTAGTGAGGCGATGGATAGCAGAAGGCTTCATCTCTGAAGAGCGCGGACAAAGCAAGCAAGAGGTTGCCGAGAACCACTTCTATGAGCTAATAAACAAAAGTATGGTCCAGCCAGTTGAAGTTGGCTATGATGGAAAGGCTCGTGCTTGTCAAGTCCATGACATGATGCTCGAGCTCATTATTTCAAAATCGGTTGAAGATAATTTCATCTCTTTGGCAGGCCATGGTCAAACTGATTTGGCAAAGCATGATGGTCTCATTCGGCGACTATCGGTCCAGCATATTGACCAAGAGCTTGCATCCATATTGGCAAATGAAGATCTAAGCCATGTACGATCTCTGACAGTGATAGCATCAAGTTGCATCAAACAATTGCCTAGGCTTGTTCGGTTTGAAGCTTTGCGTGTCCTAGAATTTCAAGATTGTAAGAATTTGCATGAATATGATATGAATGGTCTAGATAAACTATTCCAGCTGAAGTACCTGAGCTTTAGGGGTACTGACCTGTCAAAGCTACCATCAGGAATTCTGAGGCTATATGGACTAGAGACACTAGATCTTAGAGATACACATATAGAAGAATTGCCCATTGGAATTGTCCAGCTCGTGAAACTACAACATCTACTCACTGCAAGATATTTTGATGGCAAAACAAAGATACCAGATGGGATTGGAAATATGAGGAATTTACAGGCGATCTCGGGCTTTAATATTATCATGAGTTCATTAGGTGCAGTCGAGGAACTAAGGAATCTAACTGGTTTGAAAGAACTCCATATACAGTTGGACGGTCGAGGATCTCAGGAATACAAGAGGCATGAAGAGATGTTTCTCTCCTCACTATGCAAGCTCGGCACCTGCAAACTTCAGTCTTTATGGATATACTCTCCTGATTCAACACCCCTCCGGTTCTTAGATTCATTGTCCCCTCTGCCATATAACCTCCAAATGTTTCGGATGACCACTGACTACTATTTACCAAAGATGCCAAAGTGGATTGTACCAGCACTCACCAGTCTTGCATACCTGGACCTTAATTTGATTGAAGTAACACAGGAGGATCTGCGGATACTCGGAGAGATGCCTGCCTTGCTTTGTCTGAAGTTATCATTCAAAACTATCCAAAAAGAAAGGCTTACAGTACAAGGCGTTGCATTCCCATGTTTGAAGGAATTCTACCTTAGCCGTTGGGGAGGTGCAATTTACTTGACGTTTGAAGAAGGGGCACTGCCAAAGGTGGAGAAGCTGGAGGTGCCGTTGTTTGTTCCAGTGGCAGAAGCCTATGGGTTCTACTTGGGTCTTGGCCACCTCCCATGTCTGAGAGATGCCCAAGTTACTCTTCGCAATGGTGATGACACATTTTACAAAAGCAACTCTGCTGCAGCTGCCGCTATAAGGAAGGAGGCAAATAGCCATCCCAATCATCCCAGGCTATCTATCCGGGGTGAAATGGAAGAGAGCTCCACTGCCCACGAAAAGCCCTGTGTTATATCATGA